The Halopelagius inordinatus genome contains a region encoding:
- a CDS encoding ArdC-like ssDNA-binding domain-containing protein — MATTSNSSVSFEETDTRDDEMNSTIEQWIDDLAAGVDDAQASAEFQEWLDVQSRFHDYSYRNTLLIKRQCPEATRVAGYNTWRSEFDRHVQEGEQAIWIWAPIITKQCPECENSPSYHEQSDCDYDETPPEEWSKGLVGFKPTAVFDVSQTEGEPLPELETEATGNADDLVPALLDAAATLDVDVRVVDAAEWEHGDAKGVCKHRNLHEFQPVVEAKARSNQADLAVTLIHEYAHALLHFDVDDEPERAKREIEAEAVAYIVGRYFDLDTSGSAFYLAAWQDDDAESIQERLGRISSTAQEIIDTVVEG; from the coding sequence ATGGCTACGACCAGTAATTCGTCGGTTTCCTTCGAGGAGACCGACACGCGAGATGACGAGATGAACAGCACCATCGAACAGTGGATCGACGACCTCGCCGCCGGCGTCGACGACGCGCAGGCTAGCGCGGAGTTCCAGGAGTGGCTTGACGTCCAGAGTCGATTCCACGACTACTCGTATCGGAACACGCTCCTCATCAAGCGCCAGTGTCCCGAGGCAACCCGCGTGGCGGGCTACAATACGTGGAGATCGGAGTTCGACCGGCACGTCCAAGAGGGCGAACAGGCGATCTGGATCTGGGCACCGATCATCACCAAGCAATGTCCGGAGTGCGAGAATTCGCCGAGTTACCACGAGCAAAGCGACTGTGACTATGACGAGACGCCACCCGAGGAGTGGTCCAAAGGACTGGTTGGATTCAAACCAACAGCAGTCTTCGATGTGTCTCAAACCGAGGGCGAACCGCTCCCCGAGTTGGAAACCGAGGCCACTGGTAACGCCGACGACCTGGTGCCAGCGCTCCTTGATGCGGCAGCTACGCTCGATGTCGACGTCCGCGTCGTCGACGCTGCTGAGTGGGAGCATGGCGACGCGAAAGGCGTCTGCAAACACCGGAATCTCCACGAGTTCCAACCCGTCGTCGAAGCGAAAGCCCGCTCGAATCAGGCCGATCTCGCCGTGACGCTGATTCACGAGTACGCCCACGCACTGCTCCATTTCGATGTCGACGACGAACCCGAGCGTGCAAAACGCGAGATCGAAGCCGAAGCTGTTGCGTACATCGTCGGGCGGTATTTCGACCTGGATACGAGCGGTTCAGCGTTCTATCTTGCCGCGTGGCAGGACGACGATGCGGAGAGCATTCAGGAGCGTCTCGGCCGGATCAGTTCGACCGCTCAGGAGATCATCGACACAGTTGTAGAGGGCTGA
- a CDS encoding nucleotidyltransferase domain-containing protein gives MSLGEREDELLDTLEAVIDADLPYVLVGGWAIAAFNQRFTTDVDVVIPAQAVDDYTDLLTDRGYEKTADVERNELYEGRTIRFTKDIGNPVQFDAMVDALGCRQTEAEWSYRYLAQHSVTEELRTGRPVTARIPERELLFAVKLHSGRKADSRDLVVLAAGADFDRIATHLHRGESEKLAGRIETVLNRLTSEDFADAFKGVFEQQTVPEQDIDAVVEFLRDQQRRIDSER, from the coding sequence ATGAGCCTCGGTGAACGCGAAGACGAACTACTGGATACGCTGGAGGCAGTCATCGACGCTGACCTGCCGTACGTGCTCGTCGGTGGGTGGGCGATCGCGGCGTTCAATCAACGCTTTACCACGGACGTCGACGTCGTCATTCCGGCCCAAGCGGTCGACGACTACACGGACCTTCTCACCGACCGCGGCTACGAGAAAACGGCCGATGTCGAGCGAAACGAACTCTACGAGGGCCGGACTATCCGGTTTACGAAAGATATCGGGAATCCGGTTCAGTTCGACGCGATGGTGGACGCGCTGGGCTGTCGCCAGACGGAAGCTGAATGGTCGTATCGCTATCTGGCCCAGCACTCTGTCACCGAGGAACTGCGAACCGGACGCCCGGTAACAGCCAGGATTCCGGAACGGGAGTTGCTGTTCGCGGTGAAACTCCACAGTGGCCGCAAGGCAGACTCTCGGGATCTGGTGGTGCTGGCTGCTGGCGCAGATTTCGACCGGATCGCGACTCATCTGCATCGCGGAGAGTCCGAGAAGCTCGCTGGTCGCATCGAGACTGTCCTCAACCGCCTCACGTCGGAGGATTTCGCAGATGCATTCAAAGGAGTCTTCGAACAGCAAACGGTTCCCGAACAGGATATCGATGCCGTCGTTGAGTTCCTTCGTGACCAGCAGCGCCGAATCGATTCTGAACGATAA
- a CDS encoding helix-turn-helix domain-containing protein, whose protein sequence is MEYVDETAAKIMVAARPGDSIRRIAQKIDGSYSWVYDWIERLEDAGFIRREDGVYIKKYAVRDRYYDLVAAISRAVPPSIDDGYVIPHFAGMPFAYTKIDAVYVWTHGGYQIARGHDDYPIFIQVADRDIGRWTAFFDEFGIPSRIEERPDATDYDATVSYVLFPTSGEITREWVDGNPVIPLDEAIEHMLEYRVNYEPALEMIADEYDRDIDASHEDPRLNA, encoded by the coding sequence ATGGAGTACGTCGACGAGACCGCGGCGAAGATCATGGTCGCGGCCCGGCCGGGCGACTCGATCCGGCGAATCGCCCAGAAGATCGACGGCTCCTACTCGTGGGTCTACGACTGGATCGAGCGGTTGGAGGACGCAGGCTTCATCCGACGTGAGGACGGCGTCTACATCAAGAAGTACGCTGTCAGGGATCGCTACTACGATCTCGTCGCGGCCATCTCTCGCGCTGTTCCCCCCTCGATCGACGACGGCTACGTCATTCCGCACTTCGCCGGGATGCCTTTTGCGTACACGAAAATCGACGCCGTCTACGTCTGGACCCACGGCGGCTATCAGATCGCCCGCGGCCACGACGACTACCCGATCTTCATCCAGGTCGCCGACCGGGATATCGGACGGTGGACGGCGTTCTTTGATGAGTTCGGGATTCCGAGCCGGATCGAAGAGCGGCCGGACGCGACCGACTACGACGCCACCGTCTCGTACGTGTTGTTCCCGACGAGTGGGGAGATCACTCGCGAGTGGGTCGACGGCAATCCGGTCATTCCGTTAGATGAGGCAATCGAGCACATGTTGGAGTACCGGGTGAACTACGAGCCGGCGTTGGAGATGATCGCCGACGAGTACGACCGCGATATCGACGCGTCCCACGAGGATCCGCGTCTCAATGCATGA
- a CDS encoding AbrB/MazE/SpoVT family DNA-binding domain-containing protein — protein MSSDRIDAESKVSGNQANIPARIRRELNIDDGDQLRWQLEDDGSIRVHVIQQQTGTFADFDGYAGEEPTDVTSEHDAWGVDVE, from the coding sequence ATGAGCAGCGACAGAATTGACGCCGAAAGCAAGGTGTCTGGAAACCAGGCAAATATCCCCGCCCGGATTCGGCGTGAACTCAATATCGACGATGGTGATCAGCTCCGTTGGCAGCTCGAGGACGACGGGAGCATCCGAGTCCACGTCATCCAACAGCAAACCGGCACGTTCGCCGACTTCGACGGCTATGCCGGTGAGGAGCCGACCGATGTCACGAGCGAGCACGACGCCTGGGGCGTCGACGTCGAGTAA
- a CDS encoding PIN domain-containing protein, translating into MPRALIDTTVLFAAAYRRDGSHDAALPVLQGIDNGALPEAVVLDYVLAETLNGLTTHAGHDAAVDLLDRIEENARFHIDSLTTDALATGKALFRQHEPLSFVDACIIAYMQTEGLGYLYAFDDDFDAVEDVYRLETATNPYDPN; encoded by the coding sequence ATGCCCCGTGCACTGATCGATACGACAGTCCTCTTTGCCGCCGCATACCGGCGGGATGGATCCCACGATGCCGCGCTTCCCGTGCTCCAAGGCATTGACAATGGAGCGCTCCCGGAGGCAGTCGTCCTCGACTACGTGCTCGCGGAAACGCTAAACGGCCTCACGACCCACGCCGGCCACGACGCAGCCGTCGATCTCCTCGATCGAATCGAAGAAAACGCCCGCTTCCACATCGATTCACTCACCACCGACGCCCTCGCGACCGGGAAGGCCCTCTTTCGCCAACACGAACCGCTCTCCTTCGTCGACGCCTGCATTATCGCGTATATGCAAACCGAGGGGCTCGGCTACCTGTATGCGTTTGACGACGATTTTGACGCTGTCGAGGATGTCTATCGGCTCGAGACAGCAACGAATCCCTACGACCCGAACTAA
- a CDS encoding MarR family transcriptional regulator: MLRRIELEVLATVDRGDTISELATKLDHSESYLSRAVGNLVEKGLVYTERDGRRKRVIPSDARAVERYQDLVRQHSHIDFPELLTGKALEVLYYLDQPRTVSEIADRSDNYRNTVNRVLKRFRDRGLVGTDDGRYDFNANFDRLHAFARELAHHLHRQRLEAVAPKGTILWEDYDEFLVQTETEIDAEAFHETGLARFAVFDLQFLLTGHSYYVYSEELDEVSPAELCCHTLLIDDGSRHRSYCLLLLSHVDVDEADLRAQAAKYGLEDEIDALLRYLETHGEVDDERLPEWDEFQELAADYEVRLA; this comes from the coding sequence GTGCTCCGGCGCATCGAACTGGAGGTCCTCGCCACGGTCGACCGCGGCGACACGATCTCTGAGCTCGCGACGAAGCTCGACCACAGCGAGAGTTACCTCTCTCGTGCCGTCGGCAACCTCGTCGAGAAGGGGCTCGTCTACACGGAACGCGACGGCCGCCGAAAACGAGTCATCCCGTCGGATGCTCGTGCCGTCGAACGCTACCAGGATCTTGTCCGCCAGCACTCCCATATCGACTTCCCCGAGCTGCTGACCGGCAAGGCACTCGAGGTGCTGTACTACCTCGACCAGCCGCGAACCGTCTCCGAGATCGCCGACCGGAGCGACAACTACCGCAACACGGTCAACCGGGTCCTCAAGCGGTTTCGTGACCGTGGGCTCGTCGGGACGGACGACGGCCGCTATGACTTTAATGCAAACTTCGACCGCCTCCACGCGTTCGCCCGTGAACTCGCACACCATCTGCATCGCCAACGCCTCGAAGCCGTTGCCCCGAAGGGCACGATTCTCTGGGAGGACTACGACGAATTCCTCGTCCAGACCGAGACGGAGATCGACGCGGAGGCGTTCCACGAAACCGGCCTCGCTCGGTTCGCGGTCTTCGACCTCCAGTTCCTGCTCACCGGCCATAGCTACTACGTCTACTCCGAGGAACTTGACGAAGTCTCGCCGGCGGAGCTCTGTTGTCACACCCTCTTGATTGACGACGGTAGCCGCCACCGCTCGTACTGTCTCCTCCTGCTCAGCCACGTCGACGTCGACGAGGCGGACCTCCGAGCGCAGGCGGCGAAGTATGGGCTCGAAGACGAAATCGACGCCTTGCTGCGCTACCTCGAGACGCACGGCGAGGTCGACGACGAGCGGCTCCCGGAGTGGGACGAGTTCCAGGAGCTGGCGGCTGACTACGAGGTGCGACTAGCCTGA
- the orc4 gene encoding DNA replication protein Orc4, which produces MTPDSSPSSVDDPLFESGHRIFANKDLLKIGHVPEADRIVGRDEEISKLAKRLNGAVHGYSPENVMIYGKTGTGKSLVSKHVCQRAQNAAQDGVEIGTAYIDCAEDNTETQAISSLAAKLNDEPSTGISVPHTGLSTSKYYKLLWKTLDAQFDSVIIILDEIDLMNDDSVLMKLSRAEEAGKIDCSVGVIAISNKIQYVDNVNERVKSSFQHKELFFKPYDANQLREIMFNREDAFQDGVLSEDVIPLSAAFAAQEHGDARKAIDILRHAGEVAYEAGAEQVTEEHVRQAQQHAEKDRFRELVNGAPTQAKAALLALTELSVNSNDDAFLTSRVYDQYERICNHLDMDILSVRRFRDILKEQAFLGVVEIEKINKGSAGGIHLQNRLIEDPQVVRETILEDSRMQDWTRE; this is translated from the coding sequence ATGACGCCCGACTCTTCACCCAGTTCTGTCGACGATCCACTCTTTGAATCTGGGCATCGCATCTTCGCGAACAAGGATCTCCTGAAAATCGGCCACGTGCCGGAGGCTGACCGGATTGTCGGTCGCGACGAGGAAATCTCAAAGCTCGCGAAACGTCTCAACGGTGCTGTCCACGGGTACTCCCCGGAAAACGTGATGATCTACGGGAAAACTGGGACCGGTAAATCTCTCGTTTCAAAACACGTCTGCCAGCGAGCTCAAAATGCCGCTCAGGATGGCGTCGAGATTGGAACAGCGTATATCGACTGTGCTGAAGACAACACGGAGACTCAGGCGATCTCCTCACTGGCCGCGAAGCTGAACGATGAACCTTCGACTGGAATCTCCGTCCCCCATACCGGCCTCAGTACGTCGAAATACTACAAACTCCTCTGGAAGACGCTCGACGCTCAATTCGATTCTGTGATCATCATCCTCGACGAGATCGATCTGATGAACGACGACAGCGTGTTGATGAAGCTCTCGCGCGCTGAGGAGGCGGGGAAAATCGACTGTAGCGTCGGTGTCATCGCGATCAGCAACAAGATCCAGTACGTCGACAACGTGAACGAGCGCGTGAAAAGCAGCTTCCAGCACAAGGAGCTGTTCTTCAAGCCATACGACGCCAACCAGCTTCGGGAGATCATGTTCAACCGCGAGGACGCCTTCCAGGACGGCGTCCTTTCCGAGGACGTGATTCCGCTCTCGGCGGCCTTCGCCGCGCAGGAACACGGCGATGCTCGGAAGGCGATCGACATTCTTCGTCACGCCGGGGAGGTCGCCTACGAGGCCGGGGCAGAGCAAGTGACGGAGGAACACGTCCGCCAGGCACAGCAGCACGCCGAAAAGGACCGGTTCAGAGAACTCGTGAACGGCGCACCCACGCAGGCGAAGGCGGCGTTGCTGGCGCTCACGGAACTGAGTGTCAACAGTAACGACGATGCGTTCCTCACGAGTCGGGTGTACGACCAGTACGAACGCATCTGCAACCATCTCGATATGGATATCCTCTCAGTCCGTCGGTTCCGCGACATCCTGAAAGAGCAGGCCTTCCTCGGGGTTGTCGAAATCGAGAAGATCAACAAGGGGAGTGCGGGGGGCATCCACCTCCAGAATCGACTCATCGAAGATCCCCAGGTCGTCCGCGAAACGATCCTCGAGGACAGCCGGATGCAGGACTGGACTCGCGAGTAG
- a CDS encoding helix-turn-helix domain-containing protein has product MYEVLDDTAAQVILAIESGDSIRRVAQHLHTPYETVRQAVNRLEDAGYVTYDDGLSVVDERVRDAARELVAASAGVSPPSIEETYVIPQFGDWPFAFTRIDAVYVWTQGGYQVGREPDDYPLFLAVREQDVDAWETFFESFDLPTAFERQPRDELDGPLQIVLEPRASLDIEHVEGYPVIPRAETIEYMRENYAQFQSALAMLDRMYEDLDLGVTYRETEQAQP; this is encoded by the coding sequence ATGTACGAGGTACTCGATGACACCGCGGCGCAGGTCATCCTCGCGATCGAGAGTGGTGACTCCATCCGTCGTGTCGCCCAGCACCTCCACACGCCGTACGAGACGGTGAGACAGGCCGTTAACCGACTCGAAGACGCAGGCTACGTCACCTATGACGACGGCCTCTCAGTCGTCGACGAACGCGTGAGAGACGCAGCACGAGAGCTCGTCGCTGCCAGCGCTGGCGTCAGTCCACCATCCATCGAGGAAACGTACGTCATCCCACAATTCGGTGACTGGCCGTTCGCGTTCACACGGATCGACGCCGTCTACGTGTGGACTCAGGGCGGCTACCAGGTCGGTCGCGAGCCCGACGACTATCCACTATTCCTCGCTGTTCGTGAGCAGGACGTCGACGCCTGGGAAACGTTTTTCGAATCGTTCGACCTCCCGACCGCATTCGAACGACAGCCCCGAGATGAGCTGGACGGACCGCTGCAGATCGTCCTCGAGCCACGCGCGTCACTCGATATCGAGCACGTCGAAGGGTACCCGGTAATCCCGAGAGCAGAGACGATCGAGTACATGCGCGAGAACTACGCCCAGTTCCAGTCGGCGTTGGCAATGCTCGACCGGATGTACGAGGACCTCGACCTCGGCGTCACGTATCGAGAGACCGAACAGGCACAGCCATGA
- a CDS encoding ParA family protein, producing MTDTNTARITVANQKGGAGKTTDVIHTGGALSARGHDVLLVDIDYHGGLTCSLGYNDLYYDTDRTTLFDVLDFDQMESVNDIIVEHEEFDILPASEKLANNKNIQTLLEAPKSRERLEMTLDELDNDYDYIIVDTPPSLNVLTDNALVATGNVVIPVIPEKLNANSLQIFAKQLSSLEQAYGDINRLAIVCNRVEQNAEHRDTIEEIKSAYSLPVFEIPKRTDLSQSIGEGVSVFGFGKENQRVEDARDLFNEIADLFDETFEKTAPEEVEA from the coding sequence ATGACCGACACCAATACCGCACGAATCACGGTGGCGAATCAGAAGGGAGGCGCGGGGAAGACGACCGACGTCATTCATACAGGCGGCGCACTCTCTGCCAGAGGCCACGACGTCCTCCTGGTCGATATCGACTACCACGGAGGACTCACCTGCTCGCTTGGCTACAACGACCTGTACTATGATACCGACCGCACAACGCTGTTCGACGTCCTCGACTTCGATCAGATGGAGTCGGTGAACGACATCATCGTCGAGCACGAGGAATTCGACATCCTCCCCGCCAGTGAGAAGCTCGCGAACAACAAGAACATCCAGACGTTGCTTGAGGCGCCGAAGAGTCGCGAGCGTTTGGAGATGACACTCGACGAACTCGACAATGACTACGACTACATCATCGTCGACACGCCGCCATCCCTGAACGTTCTCACCGACAACGCCCTCGTCGCGACCGGCAACGTCGTCATCCCCGTCATCCCCGAGAAGCTCAACGCCAACAGCCTCCAAATTTTCGCAAAGCAGCTGAGTTCCCTCGAACAGGCGTACGGAGACATCAATCGGCTCGCCATCGTCTGTAACCGTGTCGAGCAGAACGCCGAGCACCGCGACACCATCGAGGAGATCAAGTCGGCGTACTCCCTCCCAGTGTTCGAGATCCCGAAGCGGACCGACCTCTCCCAGTCGATTGGCGAGGGGGTGTCTGTCTTCGGCTTCGGCAAGGAGAACCAGCGCGTCGAGGATGCACGCGACCTGTTCAACGAGATCGCCGACCTGTTCGACGAGACGTTTGAGAAGACCGCACCTGAGGAGGTGGAAGCATGA
- a CDS encoding phage integrase SAM-like domain-containing protein, producing MPDRALSTPLEDSFERYLQDKGKGRGGDGGNYRRNAARELERFAEWTAGDRGNDDWTGIVPDDVDREPNFDDLDERVFREYARHLGGDRGLKQNTVQTYYRYISAWCGWCVNEGYLEAHYAQRASAMAPLPEDDGRKPGDQQAWTSEQRHALTRHVDERARDAVEAYTTLSQDTDPLDKQRARYAALKAARDRALVFVLAYTAVRVGELLRDPNDPRRRGVRWEDLSLDDGSMDVYRKKQQWDAASLPDPVISPLRSYRQLMDPPTERWPVFPTFDQRTLAGLVREELAERGERPEAITERREEYARDLLLALDGDIRPPSITTDGARSILQRLSKEGEVDIVHPKHDYLAPHGGRRGMGEVLVRAFGYTVAARYLDNSEEMVRERYSHIEAGELGDVATEALDEVDHLGK from the coding sequence ATGCCTGATCGAGCGCTTTCGACGCCACTCGAAGACAGCTTCGAGCGCTACCTCCAGGACAAGGGGAAAGGCCGCGGTGGCGACGGCGGGAACTATCGACGAAACGCTGCACGCGAACTCGAGCGGTTCGCCGAGTGGACCGCCGGCGACCGTGGCAATGACGACTGGACTGGGATCGTCCCCGACGACGTCGACCGGGAGCCGAACTTCGACGATCTCGACGAACGCGTGTTCCGGGAGTACGCCCGGCATCTCGGTGGAGATCGGGGACTCAAGCAGAACACGGTACAAACCTATTACCGCTATATCTCTGCGTGGTGCGGGTGGTGTGTCAACGAAGGGTATCTCGAGGCCCACTACGCGCAGAGGGCGAGTGCGATGGCGCCGCTGCCGGAGGACGACGGCCGCAAGCCCGGCGACCAACAGGCCTGGACGTCTGAACAGCGCCACGCCCTCACCCGCCACGTCGACGAACGGGCCCGCGACGCCGTCGAGGCGTACACGACACTCTCACAGGATACTGACCCACTCGACAAGCAGCGAGCGCGCTACGCCGCGCTCAAAGCGGCTCGTGACCGGGCTCTGGTGTTCGTCCTCGCGTACACAGCTGTCCGCGTCGGGGAACTCCTCCGGGACCCGAACGACCCGCGCCGGCGCGGCGTCCGCTGGGAGGACCTCTCCCTCGACGATGGGAGTATGGACGTCTACCGGAAGAAACAGCAATGGGACGCCGCGAGTCTTCCCGACCCGGTGATCTCGCCGCTGCGAAGCTATCGCCAGCTGATGGACCCACCGACGGAGCGGTGGCCGGTGTTTCCAACGTTCGACCAACGGACGCTTGCAGGGCTCGTCCGGGAAGAGCTAGCCGAACGAGGGGAACGCCCAGAAGCAATTACTGAGCGCCGTGAAGAATACGCTCGCGACCTCCTGCTGGCGCTCGATGGGGACATTCGGCCGCCGTCGATCACGACCGATGGTGCACGGTCGATTCTCCAACGACTCTCCAAGGAGGGGGAGGTCGACATCGTCCACCCGAAACACGACTACCTCGCTCCTCACGGCGGTCGACGAGGCATGGGAGAGGTCCTCGTCAGAGCATTCGGCTACACGGTCGCAGCTCGATATCTCGACAACTCGGAGGAGATGGTTCGAGAGCGCTATTCCCACATCGAGGCAGGCGAACTTGGAGACGTGGCGACTGAAGCTCTCGACGAGGTTGACCATCTTGGGAAGTGA
- a CDS encoding MaoC/PaaZ C-terminal domain-containing protein: MPVDPVCGMEIPLESAEATTEYEGESFHFCSNDCQALFDSAPEKYVETPHPHLIETSGAIIPRLPYGRAKGEFDIDIADPTSLQEGDSVNFSKEITDDDVRKFAEATSDTNALHLNDAFAEKTRFGHRIVHGTLVSGLISAALACFPGLTIYISQNLEFQQPVDIGETLTARCKIVDELDGARYRLTTRIENDANEIVLDGTATVLIDPIPE; encoded by the coding sequence ATGCCAGTTGACCCCGTGTGTGGGATGGAAATCCCACTCGAATCTGCCGAAGCGACTACCGAGTACGAAGGTGAGTCGTTCCACTTCTGCTCGAACGACTGCCAAGCGTTGTTTGATAGCGCTCCCGAGAAGTACGTCGAGACGCCGCACCCCCATCTCATCGAGACAAGCGGTGCTATCATCCCTCGTCTGCCATACGGCCGTGCGAAAGGTGAATTCGACATCGATATCGCAGATCCCACGTCGCTGCAGGAGGGCGACAGCGTCAATTTCTCGAAGGAGATTACGGACGACGACGTCCGGAAGTTCGCCGAAGCGACCAGCGACACGAACGCCCTCCACCTCAACGACGCGTTCGCGGAGAAGACACGGTTCGGCCACCGAATCGTCCACGGGACACTCGTCTCGGGACTGATTAGCGCGGCACTGGCGTGCTTTCCCGGGCTGACCATCTACATCTCGCAGAACCTGGAGTTCCAACAGCCCGTGGACATCGGCGAGACACTGACGGCTCGATGTAAAATCGTCGACGAACTCGACGGTGCCCGGTATCGCCTCACAACTCGAATCGAGAACGACGCCAACGAAATCGTGTTGGATGGAACGGCGACGGTTCTGATCGATCCTATCCCGGAGTGA